From Mya arenaria isolate MELC-2E11 chromosome 12, ASM2691426v1, the proteins below share one genomic window:
- the LOC128211162 gene encoding acanthoscurrin-1-like — MMKSVILAAALLCAALATPPYYGGGRGYGGGSYGGLYGGGGYGGGGYGGLYGGGGYGGLYGGYGGGYGGGYGGGYGSGYGGGYGGGYGGLGGMYGGYGGGYGGLGGGYGMYGGGGMYGGGGYGGLYGGYGGGLGGYGGGYGGGYGGGYGRYTKGKKY; from the exons ATGATGAAATCTGTAATCCTAGCAGCAGCACTACTGTGCGCAGCATTGGCCACTCCTCCATATTATGGTGGAGGTAGAGGATACGGAGGCGGAAGCTACGGCGGTTTGTACGGAGGCGGAGGCTACGGAGGCGGAGGCTACGGCGGTTTGTACGGAGGCGGAGGCTACGGCGGTTTGTACGGAGGCTACGGTGGCGGATACGGAGGCGGATATGGAGGTGGATATGGAAGCGGATACGGAGGGGGCTACGGAGGCGGATACGGAGGCCTCGGTGGTATGTACGGAGGCTACGGTGGCGGATACGGTGGACTAGGTGGCGGCTACGGCATGTACGGAGGCGGAGGCATGTACGGAGGCGGGGGCTACGGGGGTTTGTACGGAGGCTACGGTGGCGGATTAGGGGGCTACGGAGGCGGATACGGAGGCGGATACGGAGGTGGATACGGACGATATACGAAaggaaaaa AGTATTGA